The Novosphingobium sp. Gsoil 351 genome contains the following window.
CCCGTTGGTCGCCCCAGTCCTGCCATCGCGCCGGTCGCCTTGACCAAGGAACCGCGCGTGCCTGCATTCTGGACCGACCCCGACTTCGACGATCACGAGAGCGTGACGGTTGTGCGCGATCGCGCGTCCAACCTGACCGCGATCATTGCGATCCATTCGACCCATCTCGGCCCCGCCGCGGGCGGCACCCGGTTCTGGCATTATCCCGACCCCGCGCTGGCGATGCGCGACGCGCTGCGGCTGTCGCGCGGGATGAGCTACAAGAACGCGATGGCCGAGTTGCCGATGGGTGGCGGCAAGGCAGTGATCCTGGCCGACAAGAAGGGCCACAAGTCCCCCGAGATGCTCGCCGCGTTCGGCGACGCGGTCGAGGCGCTGGGCGGACGCTACGTCACCGCCGAGGATGTGGGGATCAGCCTGGCGGACATGGTCGCGGTCTCCGAACGCACCCGCCACGTCTCGGGCCTGCCCGCCGAAGGCAGCGCGGCGGGAGGCGACCCGGGGCCGTTCACCGCGATGGGCATCTACCACGGGATCAAGGCGGCGGTCGCGCACAAGCTGGGCAAGGACAGCGTCAAGGGCGTTCACGTCGCGGTCCAGGGCACCGGCAGCGTCGGCGGCGGGGTGGCGCGGCTGCTCCATCGCGACGGCGCGCGGCTGACGCTTGCGGATGTGAACGACGATCGCGCCAAGACCCTGTCCAAGGAACTCGATGCCGCGCTGGTTGCGCCCGACGCGATCATGAGCGTGGCTTGCGACGTGTTCAGCCCCAACGCGCTCGGCGCGATCCTCGACGACGCGGGCATCGCCCGGCTCGATTGCGCGATCGTCGCGGGCGGCGCGAACAACCAGCTCGCCCGGCCCGAACACGGCGCGGCGCTGGCGGCGCGCGGCATCCTCTATGCGCCCGACTACGTGATCAACGCCGGCGGGATCATTTCGGTCAGCCTGGAACACCTTGCCCGCCAAAGCGGATCGCACTGCGACATCAACGAAGTGCGCAAGCGGCTGGCGCAGATTCCCGATCGCCTGCTCGCGATCTGGCGCGAAAGTGAGGCCACCACGGTCTCGGCGGATGTGGTGGCTGATCGCATGGCGCAGAAGCTCATCGGCCGCTGAGGGTTTGATCTTCCCCATGCAAGGCACGGGGAGGAAAGCCAATCCCGTCTCAACCCGCTTGCCGCGCTCGCCGGGGCGTGGCAGAGCAGCGCCGAGCCGGTGACGGGGGTCGCCGGAGTGTTGCGAAAGTCCGCTTCCCGCGCCTCATGCACGGTTTTGCCAATCCCGCCCGGTTCCTGCGCATCGCGCGCTGGCTCACGCCGCTGCTGCTCGGTCTCGGGCTGGCGCTGGCGGGCGGGGCGCTGGCGTGGGGGGCGACGCAAGTTCCGCCGGACCGGCTGATGGGCGAGACCGTCCGAATCCTGTTCATCCACGTTCCCTCGGCCTGGCTGGGCATGGCCGGGTGGAGTACCATCGCCATCGCCAGCCTGGTCGAACTCGTCTGGCGTCACCCGCTCGCCGGGATCGCAGCGCGTGCCGCGGCGGTTCCGGGCTGCGCGTTCACCGCAATCTGCCTCGCCACCGGATCGATCTGGGCGCGCCCGACCTGGGGAACCTGGTGGGTGTGGGACGGGCGGCTGACCAGCTTCCTCATCCTGCTGTTCCTCTATTTCGGCTACATCGCCCTGGCCGGGGCGGCGCAGAAGGACGCGGCCGGCGGATCGGGTGGGGGCAGCCGGATCACCGCGATCTTCGGCCTGGTCGGCGCGATCAACATCCCGATCATCAACCGTTCGGTGGTGTGGTGGAACAGCCTGCACCAGCCGCCCTCGATCACCGCGGGCAAGTCGGCGATCGACGCGACGTTCCTGGTGCCGCTGCTGATCGCCGCGCTGGGGTTCAGCTTCCTGTTCGGCGGGGTGATCCTGGCGCGGATGCGCACGCTGCTCGCCGAAATCCAGACCGAGGCGCGGCTGCGCCGCAAGGCGTTTGCCTGAACCCGATGGCCGAGGGTCTCAACCAGTGGCACTTCGTGATCGCAGCCTATGCGGTCGGCGTGCTGGGCACGCTCACGCTGGTCGGCTGGGTGTGGAGCGCGATGCGCCGCGCCGAAAAGCGCCGCGACGATTCGAGAGGGCGCTAATCCGATGGCCACGTCCGCAATCAAGCCCAAGCACCAGCGGCTCGTGCTGCTGACCATCGCGCTGGTCGCGCTGATTGGCGCTGGCTTGCTGGCGGCATGGGCGCTGAAGAACCAGGCGGCCTATTTCTATGTCCCCGCTGATATCGTCGCCAACCCGCCCGAGGCCGGGCGCGCGGTGCGGCTGGGCGGGATGGTCGAAAAAGGGTCGATCAAGACCGCACCCGATGGCTTGACGATCGATTTCATCGTCGAGGACGGCAAGGCCAAGGTGCCGGTGCGGTTTCGCGGGATCACCCCCGACCTGTTCGTCGAAGGATCGGGCGTCGTCGCTGAAGGACGGATGGAGGCGGGCGGAAAGTTCGTCGCCGACAACCTGCTGGCCAAGCACGACGAGAACTACGTCCCGCGCGAGATGGCGAACATGAGCAAGGCCCGCGCTGCGGTGGCGGAGACGAAATGAGCAGCCTCCGCGACTTCGCGCCGGCCGTTCTTTCCCTCTCCCGCCCGCGGGAGGGGGAGACTCACGTGATCGCCGAACTCGGTCTTGCGATGTTGTGGCTGGCGGCCGCCCTGGCGTTGCTCCAGTTGGCGGCGGGTGCGGGCGCGCTGACCGCCAGGGGCGGCGAACTGGCCGGGATAGTCCGGCCCGTCGCGGTGGTGCAGGGTGTGCTCTGCGCGGGCGCGTTCCTGTCGCTGATCACGCTGTTCCTGCGCACCGATTTGTCGGTCAAGCTCGTCGCGACCAACAGCCATTCGCTCAAGCCGGTGATCTTCAAGCTGGCCGGAACCTGGGGCAACCACGAAGGCTCGATGCTGCTGTGGGTTACGGTCATGGCGCTTTGCGGCGGGTTCATCGCGTTGTTCGAGAAGCGCCTGCGCCAGGACACGATGCTGGCGACGCTGGCCGGGCAGGCGTTCGTCAGCCTGGGCTTTTACGCCTTCATGCTGCTGTCCTCGAACCCGTTCGAGCGGCTGGCCGAGCCGCCGCCCGAGGGCAACGGGCTCAACCCGCTGCTCCAGGACATCGGCCTCGCGTTCCATCCGCCGACGCTGTACCTCGGCTACGTCGGGCTCTCGATCGCGTTCAGCTTCGCGATCGGCGCGCTGGTCACCCGCGACGTCGGCCCGGCGTTCGCCCGCGCAATGCGGCCGTGGGTGCTGGGGGCGTGGATATTCCTCAGCCTGGGCATCACCGCGGGGTCGTACTGGGCCTATTACGAACTCGGCTGGGGCGGCTGGTGGTTCTGGGATCCGGTCGAGAACGCCAGCTTGATGCCGTGGCTGGCGGCGACTGCGCTGCTTCATTCCTCGACCGTGCTCGCCGCGCGCAACGCCTTGCGGGCTTGGACCGTGATGCTCGGCGTGGTGGCGTTCTCGATGTCGATGATCGGGACCTTCCTGGTCCGCTCGGGCATCCTCACCAGCGTGCATGCGTTCGCGGTCGATCCCGAGCGCGGCAGCTTCATCCTGGCGCTGCTGACGATCTATATCGGCGGCGCGCTGGCGCTGTTCGCCTTGCGCGCCAGCACCATCAGCGAGGGCACGCGGTTCGCCGCGGTCAGCCGCGAATCGGCTCTGGTGTTCAACAATGTGATGCTCAGCGCGATCCTCGGCATCGTCCTGATCGGCACGCTCTATCCGCTGCTGACCGAGGCGTTCGGCGAAAAGGTCTCGGTGGGTCCGCCCTATTTCAACCCGATGGCGGCGATCTTCTTCGTGCCTATGCTGCTGGTGATGACGGTCGGTCCGCTGCTGCGCTGGCGCGACGACCGCGCCGGGCGGACCACGGGCAGGCTGGCGCTGCCCGCGCTGGCCGCGGCGATTGTTGCGCTG
Protein-coding sequences here:
- a CDS encoding Glu/Leu/Phe/Val dehydrogenase, which gives rise to MPAFWTDPDFDDHESVTVVRDRASNLTAIIAIHSTHLGPAAGGTRFWHYPDPALAMRDALRLSRGMSYKNAMAELPMGGGKAVILADKKGHKSPEMLAAFGDAVEALGGRYVTAEDVGISLADMVAVSERTRHVSGLPAEGSAAGGDPGPFTAMGIYHGIKAAVAHKLGKDSVKGVHVAVQGTGSVGGGVARLLHRDGARLTLADVNDDRAKTLSKELDAALVAPDAIMSVACDVFSPNALGAILDDAGIARLDCAIVAGGANNQLARPEHGAALAARGILYAPDYVINAGGIISVSLEHLARQSGSHCDINEVRKRLAQIPDRLLAIWRESEATTVSADVVADRMAQKLIGR
- the ccmC gene encoding heme ABC transporter permease CcmC translates to MHGFANPARFLRIARWLTPLLLGLGLALAGGALAWGATQVPPDRLMGETVRILFIHVPSAWLGMAGWSTIAIASLVELVWRHPLAGIAARAAAVPGCAFTAICLATGSIWARPTWGTWWVWDGRLTSFLILLFLYFGYIALAGAAQKDAAGGSGGGSRITAIFGLVGAINIPIINRSVVWWNSLHQPPSITAGKSAIDATFLVPLLIAALGFSFLFGGVILARMRTLLAEIQTEARLRRKAFA
- the ccmE gene encoding cytochrome c maturation protein CcmE, which codes for MATSAIKPKHQRLVLLTIALVALIGAGLLAAWALKNQAAYFYVPADIVANPPEAGRAVRLGGMVEKGSIKTAPDGLTIDFIVEDGKAKVPVRFRGITPDLFVEGSGVVAEGRMEAGGKFVADNLLAKHDENYVPREMANMSKARAAVAETK
- a CDS encoding heme lyase CcmF/NrfE family subunit, with protein sequence MIAELGLAMLWLAAALALLQLAAGAGALTARGGELAGIVRPVAVVQGVLCAGAFLSLITLFLRTDLSVKLVATNSHSLKPVIFKLAGTWGNHEGSMLLWVTVMALCGGFIALFEKRLRQDTMLATLAGQAFVSLGFYAFMLLSSNPFERLAEPPPEGNGLNPLLQDIGLAFHPPTLYLGYVGLSIAFSFAIGALVTRDVGPAFARAMRPWVLGAWIFLSLGITAGSYWAYYELGWGGWWFWDPVENASLMPWLAATALLHSSTVLAARNALRAWTVMLGVVAFSMSMIGTFLVRSGILTSVHAFAVDPERGSFILALLTIYIGGALALFALRASTISEGTRFAAVSRESALVFNNVMLSAILGIVLIGTLYPLLTEAFGEKVSVGPPYFNPMAAIFFVPMLLVMTVGPLLRWRDDRAGRTTGRLALPALAAAIVALGLVAFAPVIKPLPFLGMALAVGLAVASVLPLIGRDLRRTPLPTYGMVVSHLGIAVALFGVGSDSAFSIEKLVASRVGETHSVGPWKVTLRDIEPVAGPNWTALEAALAASYDGGSPSILRTQSRNFTSPPQQTNESALHTRWNGQLYAVLGEEADDGRWQLRLWWKPFVPMIWYGGILVGLGGLLALIGRLSRDIKRTRAEAKIAYRRERQGR